Proteins found in one Siniperca chuatsi isolate FFG_IHB_CAS linkage group LG22, ASM2008510v1, whole genome shotgun sequence genomic segment:
- the LOC122870196 gene encoding Fc receptor-like protein 5 — MEKSLNVTSLCGTMGQTSLLWLLLRTALLCCTTNQARLTVSPSSSQLFKGESVSLSCEEDDSSAGWTLRRNTTRETRTQCDDWGEPAGSSCTISHVVPLDSGVYWCESREGATSNTISITVTGGPVILQSPVLPVMEGHDVTLHCKPKTPPSNRPAAFYKDGSLISTEPTGHMTIHHVSKSDEGLYKCHISRHGESPPSWISVTGKPTITPPPPSSSPSSPPPSSPPSLLALLSLPSVCGLVLLVVLVGRCVRSQPEESDPAPVYSAVRRTDDVSANGTRESDPAAVYSAVKRTKDVSCGHTVIGADRTREFPAEPEVVYSSLRSTSTPLHQSKR, encoded by the exons ATGGAAAAAAGTCTTAATGTTACATCACTGTGTGGTACAATGGGACAAACATCTCTCCTGTGGCTGCTCT TGCGGACCGCGCTGCTGTGCTGCACAACAAACCAAG CTCGTCTGACTGTGAGTCCCAGCAGCTCTCAGCTGTTTAAAGgagagtctgtctctctgagctGTGAGGAGGACGACAGCTCTGCTGGATGGACGCTGAGGAGGAACACAACCAGAGAAACCAGGACTCAGTGTGACGACTGGGGAGAACCTGCTGGTTCTTCCTGTACCATCAGCCATGTGGTCCCATTGGACAGTGGAGTTTACTGGTGTGAGTCCAGAGAGGGAGCAACCAGTAACACCATCAGCATCACTGTCACTG GTGGACCAGTGATCCTGCAGAGTCCTGTCCTCCCTGTGATGGAGGGACATGATGTCACTCTGCACTGTAAACCAAAGACCCCTCCCTCCAACCGCCCAGCTGCTTTCTATAAAGATGGCTCCCTCATCAGCACTGAGCCTACAGGTCACATGACCATCCACCATGTTTCCAAGTCTGATGAAGGCCTCTACAAGTGTCACATCAGCCGTCACGGAGAGTCTCCACCCAGCTGGATCTCTGTCACAG GGAAACCCACcatcacacctcctcctccgtcctcctccccctcctctcctcctccatcctcccctccttctctcctggCCTTGCTGTCTCTTCCATCTGTCTGCGGTCTGGTGCTACTGGTTGTACTGGTGGGACGATGTGTCCGGAGCCAACCTGAAG AGAGTGATCCAGCTCCGGTCTACTCCGCAGTGAGAAGAACAGACGACGTCAGTGCAAACGGGACGAGAG AGAGCGATCCGGCGGCAGTTTATTCAGCTGTTAAACGAACTAAAGACGTCAGTTGTGGACACACAGTCATCGGAGCAGACAGGACGAGAG
- the LOC122870301 gene encoding coxsackievirus and adenovirus receptor homolog isoform X2 — protein sequence MRDQQEITARPGQDVPLQCQGPRDASVKLLEWNRPDLKSDGYVFFYRNERSYENYLLPSFRGRVELSDPEMKGGDFSVVLKNVTTNDSGTYECRAMIVTLNETTPSEIRNLVPLTVTDADHTAANIWDEYFMVTVSVIGGLIIIFIISFVVFWKTKKKETNQPTSSC from the exons ATGAGAG ATCAGCAAGAGATAACAGCGAGGCCTGGACAGGACGTCCCTCTTCAGTGTCAGGGTCCCAGAGATGCCTCCGTCAAACTGTTGGAGTGGAACAGACCGGATCTGAAGTCCGATGGTTATGTGTTCTTTTACAGAAACGAGCGCTCCTATGAAAACTACCTGCTTCCATCTTTCCGCGGTCGAGTGGAGCTGAGCGATCCAGAGATGAAGGGCGGAGACTTTTCTGTTGTCCTGAAGAACGTCACCACCAACGACAGTGGAACATACGAGTGTCGAGCTATGATCGTTACGCTCAACGAGACGACGCCCTCTGAAATCAGGAACCTCGTCCCCCTAACGGTCACAGACGCAG ATCACACAGCTGCAAACATCTGGGATGAATATTTCATGGTTACTGTCTCCGTTATTGGTGGacttataattatttttattattagttttgttgttttctggaaaacaaaaaaaaaggaaactaaCCAACCAACTTCCTCCTGCTGA
- the LOC122870301 gene encoding coxsackievirus and adenovirus receptor homolog isoform X1: MQHQNAAGDGKQVSAVMAQPADLLFCFCFLSFSLVSASQDQQEITARPGQDVPLQCQGPRDASVKLLEWNRPDLKSDGYVFFYRNERSYENYLLPSFRGRVELSDPEMKGGDFSVVLKNVTTNDSGTYECRAMIVTLNETTPSEIRNLVPLTVTDADHTAANIWDEYFMVTVSVIGGLIIIFIISFVVFWKTKKKETNQPTSSC; encoded by the exons ATGCAGCACCAGAATGCAGCAGGAGACGGTAAACAAGTCTCAGCTGTCATGGCGCAGCCAGCTGAtctgctgttctgtttctgtttcctgaGCTTCTCTCTGGTCTCTGCATCTCAag ATCAGCAAGAGATAACAGCGAGGCCTGGACAGGACGTCCCTCTTCAGTGTCAGGGTCCCAGAGATGCCTCCGTCAAACTGTTGGAGTGGAACAGACCGGATCTGAAGTCCGATGGTTATGTGTTCTTTTACAGAAACGAGCGCTCCTATGAAAACTACCTGCTTCCATCTTTCCGCGGTCGAGTGGAGCTGAGCGATCCAGAGATGAAGGGCGGAGACTTTTCTGTTGTCCTGAAGAACGTCACCACCAACGACAGTGGAACATACGAGTGTCGAGCTATGATCGTTACGCTCAACGAGACGACGCCCTCTGAAATCAGGAACCTCGTCCCCCTAACGGTCACAGACGCAG ATCACACAGCTGCAAACATCTGGGATGAATATTTCATGGTTACTGTCTCCGTTATTGGTGGacttataattatttttattattagttttgttgttttctggaaaacaaaaaaaaaggaaactaaCCAACCAACTTCCTCCTGCTGA
- the LOC122870228 gene encoding platelet glycoprotein Ib alpha chain, with protein MELFLVLLFLLSHVTMVTAVTGCHSDRDKDHRPRENCTAAGFSYVVAGFEPSTKVLLFPSNLFSSLSWSSFQIFTEIYEIDLTGNKVPEVNSSISPILPSLSVLRLGSNRLTSLSDGSFSACPGLTELYLGNNAIDSLSNHTFSGLSKLEILELSSNRIKVLPELMLHPLTAIETLFLENNKIKVMPDDWFSQKEEVPYLYLSANLWACSCSLGYLRRYLDDYELNVYVRDGPIIRSDAESVVCDCPPWHKGKPVLSLEESDLCLPATQPLPEEHHLFLSQGACCCVWRRRRAYWHHWRGWSSGTGGCTSR; from the exons ATGGAGctcttcctcgtcctcctcttcctcctgtcccatgttaccatggttacagcGGTGACCGGTTGCCACAGCGACAGGGACAAGGACCACCGGCCAAGAGAGAACTGCACAGCGGCCGGCTTCAGCTACGTTGTGGCGGGATTCGAACCCTCGACCAAG GTTCTGCTGTTTCCCAGCAACCTGTTTTCCAGTCTGTCCTGGTCCTCGTTCCAGATCTTTACGGAGATCTATGAGATTGACCTCACAGGCAACAAG GTCCCGGAGGTGAACTCCAGCATTTCTCCGATCCTGCCCAGCCTCAGTGTTCTCCGGCTGGGGTCGAACCGTCTGACGTCCCTCTCTGACGGCTCCTTCTCCGCCTGTCCAGGTCTGACTGAACTCTACCTGGGCAACAATGCCATTGACTCTCTGAGCAACCACACCTTCTCTGGACTCAGCAAGCTGGAG ATCCTGGAGCTGTCGTCCAATCGTATCAAGGTTCTTCCTGAGCTCATGCTCCACCCCCTCACTGCCATAGAGACCCTCTTCCTGGAGAACAACAAG aTCAAGGTGATGCCAGATGATTGGTTCAGCCAGAAGGAGGAGGTGCCGTATCTCTACCTCTCAGCCAATCTCTGGGCCTGCTCCTGTTCCCTTGGTTACTTGCGCAGATACCTTGATGACTACGAACTCAACGTCTACGTCCGGGATGGCCCGATCATCAGGAGCGATGCAGAGAGTGTG GTGTGTGACTGTCCACCGTGGCATAAGGGGAAACCTGTTCTGAGTCTGGAAGAATCTGATCTGTGTTTACCTGCGACACAACCTCTTCCAGAAGAACACCATCTGTTCCTTTCGCAGGgtgcctgctgctgtgtgtggcGTCGTCGGCGTGCATATTGGCATCACTGGCGAGGCTGGTCGTCTGGTACAGGAGGGTGTACAAGCCGCTGA
- the LOC122870192 gene encoding zinc finger protein 239-like — protein sequence MSSPQKKQRGTKKTRSHCCQQCEKEFPTSHQLKIHQRIHTGERPYSCDQCEKAFTTVFNLKRHQHTHTGERPYSCDQCEKAFTTVFNLKQHQHTHTGERPYSCEQCGKTFTWSSTYRIHERIHSGEKPFSCEQCGKAFSCSSSLRSHQLIHTGEKSHHCDQCGKPFSLLKSLRVHQRIHTGEKPYHCRHCEKSFITSSDCNKHERIHSGLKPYSCEDCGKRFTQLDTYMEHRNIHTKEKMYPCQLCGKIFICSSAYKRHERIHTGEKPYKCKHCEKSFPLSEARKYHERIHTGEKPFSCELCGKSFSCSSSYCKHKLIHAGLKPHQCQHCDKRFTSSSELSQHQRVHTGHKPYWCVKCKKNFTWATQLKRHKCV from the exons ATGAGTTCTCCACAAAAG AAACAGAGaggcacaaaaaaaacaagatctCACTGCTGTCAACAATGTGAGAAAGAATTCCCTACATCACATCAATTAAAGATTCATCAGAGAATTCACACTGGAGAGAGACCGTACAGCTGTGACCAGTGTGAGAAAGCTTTCACTACTGTCTTTAACCTAAAACGACACCAGCACACTCACACTGGAGAGAGACCGTACAGCTGTGACCAGTGTGAGAAAGCTTTCACTACTGTCTTTAACCTAAAACAACACCAGCACACTCACACTGGAGAGAGACCGTACAGCTGTGAGCAGTGTGGGAAAACATTTACATGGTCAAGTACTTATAGAATCCACGAACGTATTCATAGTGGAGAGAAACCCTTCAGCTGTGAACAGTGTGGTAAAGCTTTCTCTTGCTCAAGTAGCCTCAGGAGTCACCAACTCattcacactggagagaaatcGCACCACTGTGACCAATGTGGGAAGCCTTTCTCTCTTCTAAAAAGCCTAAGAGTCCACCAACGTattcacactggagagaaaccgTACCACTGCAGACACTGTGAGAAGTCTTTCATTACTTCATCAGACTGCAACAAACATGAACGGATCCACAGTGGACTGAAACCATACAGCTGTGAGGACTGTGGGAAGAGATTCACTCAGCTAGATACTTACATGGAACACAGAAACATCCACACTAAAGAAAAAATGTACCCTTGTCAGCTATGTGGGAAAATCTTCATTTGCTCTAGTGCGTACAAGCGTCATGAACGTatccacactggagagaaacctTACAAGTGCAAACACTGTGAGAAATCATTCCCATTATCAGAAGCACGTAAATACCATGAGCGTatccacactggagagaaaccattcAGCTGTGAGCTGTGTGGAAAGAGTTTCAGTTGTTCATCTTCATATTGCAAACACAAGCTTATCCACGCTGGACTCAAACCACACCAGTGTCAACACTGTGACAAACGTTTCACTTCATCATCCGAACTCTCACAGCATCAGCGTGTTCACACTGGACACAAACCATACTGGTGTGTCAAATGTAAGAAAAACTTCACCTGGGCAACTCAGCTGAAGAGACACAAGTGTGTCTAA